The following proteins are encoded in a genomic region of Pseudomonas sp. Os17:
- a CDS encoding sigma-70 family RNA polymerase sigma factor — MNDAVLPTEHTFDNLYREHRSWLESWLRRRLGNAWDAADLSQDTFLRVLGSTQPLAQLQEPRAYLLTVGKRLLINFHQRRSLEQAYLNALATLPEACVPSPEQRWIVLQALQALDELLDGLPHPVRRAFLWSQLEGLGYREIAERLRVSERTVKRYMAQAYEHCLLVEL, encoded by the coding sequence ATGAATGACGCCGTACTGCCAACGGAGCACACCTTCGACAACCTGTACCGTGAGCACCGCAGTTGGCTTGAAAGCTGGCTGCGGCGACGCCTGGGCAACGCCTGGGATGCCGCCGACCTGAGCCAGGACACCTTCCTGCGGGTGCTCGGCAGCACCCAACCCCTGGCCCAGTTGCAGGAGCCGCGGGCCTACCTGCTGACCGTGGGCAAGCGCTTGCTGATCAACTTCCATCAGCGGCGCAGCCTCGAACAGGCCTACCTCAACGCCCTGGCGACCTTGCCCGAGGCCTGCGTGCCTTCGCCCGAACAGCGCTGGATTGTCCTGCAAGCGCTGCAGGCGCTGGACGAGCTGCTCGATGGCCTGCCCCATCCGGTGCGCCGGGCGTTTCTCTGGAGCCAGCTGGAAGGCCTGGGTTACCGCGAGATTGCCGAGCGCCTGCGGGTGAGCGAGCGCACGGTCAAGCGCTACATGGCCCAAGCCTACGAACACTGCCTGCTGGTGGAGCTGTGA
- a CDS encoding OprD family porin, protein MPNLPTNAVAASASCVPSLPTRLALALLGLSLLSGPVRAAGFIDDSHGTLTLRNYYLDRDYKDDGAKTAAREWAQGFIMNMESGFTEGPVGFGLDVRGLLGVKLDSSPDRSGTELLPVSASDKRAADEYSRLAPTAKLRFAQTTVKTGDVSIFLPFAFASPSRLLPQTFRGTTLSSRDIDGLTLNTGYIDRINKRDSTDYQAMTIASPNRRFNATASTSHLAYLGGDYQVNKDLGLRAYHAQVADLYQQDTLALLHNLPLGDGVLSSDLRSFFSREDGSAKAGRVDNRNLSALFGYKFGGHRVSLGYMHSSGDTATPYISGTELMGMSELTMSSDFLNAKERTWQAIYDYDFAASGLPGLKSRLRYVRGDHIELAAFNASDRKEREFQMELGYVLQSGPLKNLGLVARKSIYRNDFPAGAAFRDENQTRFLVLYTLPIW, encoded by the coding sequence ATGCCAAATCTCCCCACCAACGCCGTTGCGGCGTCAGCTTCCTGTGTGCCCAGTCTCCCCACGCGGCTGGCTCTGGCCTTGCTGGGCTTGAGCCTGTTGTCCGGCCCAGTCCGGGCGGCGGGTTTTATCGACGACAGCCACGGCACCCTGACCCTGCGCAATTACTACCTGGATCGCGACTACAAGGACGATGGGGCGAAGACCGCCGCCCGGGAATGGGCCCAGGGTTTCATCATGAACATGGAGTCGGGGTTCACCGAGGGCCCCGTCGGTTTCGGCCTGGATGTGCGCGGGCTGCTGGGGGTCAAGCTCGACTCCTCGCCGGACCGCAGCGGCACCGAACTGCTGCCGGTGTCGGCCAGCGACAAGCGCGCCGCGGATGAATACTCGCGGCTGGCGCCCACCGCCAAACTGCGCTTTGCCCAGACCACGGTGAAGACCGGCGATGTCTCGATCTTCCTGCCGTTCGCCTTTGCCAGCCCGTCGCGCTTGCTGCCGCAGACCTTTCGCGGCACCACCCTGAGCTCCAGGGACATCGACGGCCTGACCCTCAACACCGGCTACATCGACCGCATCAACAAGCGCGACTCCACCGACTACCAGGCCATGACCATTGCCTCGCCCAACCGGCGTTTCAATGCCACGGCCAGCACCTCGCACCTGGCGTACCTGGGGGGCGACTACCAGGTCAACAAGGACCTCGGCCTGCGCGCCTATCACGCCCAGGTGGCCGACCTCTACCAGCAGGACACCCTGGCCCTGCTGCACAACCTGCCCCTGGGCGATGGCGTGCTGAGCAGCGACCTGCGCAGTTTTTTCAGCCGGGAAGACGGCAGCGCCAAGGCCGGTCGGGTCGACAACCGCAACCTCTCGGCGCTGTTCGGCTACAAGTTCGGCGGGCACCGGGTGAGCCTGGGCTACATGCATTCCAGTGGCGACACGGCCACGCCCTACATCTCCGGCACCGAGTTGATGGGCATGAGCGAGCTGACCATGAGTTCGGACTTTCTCAACGCCAAGGAGCGCACCTGGCAAGCCATCTACGACTATGACTTTGCCGCCTCCGGCCTGCCCGGGCTCAAGAGTCGGCTGCGTTACGTGCGCGGCGACCATATCGAGCTGGCGGCCTTCAACGCCAGCGACCGCAAGGAGCGCGAGTTTCAGATGGAGTTGGGGTACGTGCTGCAGAGCGGTCCGTTGAAGAACCTCGGGCTGGTGGCGCGCAAGTCGATCTATCGCAATGATTTCCCGGCGGGCGCGGCGTTCCGCGATGAAAACCAGACCCGCTTCCTGGTGCTCTACACCTTGCCGATCTGGTAG
- a CDS encoding TonB-dependent receptor yields MPCVMPAAVRPLLRLSLLLSLSASPLLVPLSWAEEGGRRSYQVPAGSLGAVLTRFAGLSGVDLAVDPRLVEGRSSPGLSGEFAVQEGFARLLQGSGLQLHAVGEQAYTLAPVPEAGGLALPATSILGSDLPVSGEPYAGGQVDRKGSQGLLGDRDFMDTPFNLTSYTAEALKNQQARTLGDAVASDPSVRTTNPASGRFEQFSVRGFSLFNSDVSYGGLYGILPTYAIDMEMVGRLDVLKGPGMLLGGIAPRGSVGGGINIEPKRAADTPLTEFTALYASAGQTGGAVDIGRRFGEGNRFGLRFNGVRQSGDTEWDHQQLQRETGVIGLDLRDERLRLSLDLGHQERHADAPIERVEVAATAKMPKAEDIRHNIAQSWTYAHSKDSFGALRGEYDLSDSVMVYAALGARKGNYDFLRHAVQVTNSAGDFTVTPRTFRRDEDVKTAVIGLRSGFQTGPVGHSVNLSLNRFNMDFDNAGERYPRGVSNLYRPVELPLPGRPNRLDTSTHTENRFTSLALADTLSLAEDRVLLTLGARLQRVQVSTWSDGVREEPVNDEKALSPALGLVVKVTDQLSLYSNYMEGLSQGATAPTTATNANQVFAPYRSKQVEVGAKYDLGRFGMSASLFRIQQPSYVYDENNNYKPDGQLRNQGLELNVFGEPHDGVRLLGGLMLLDSVQTETGQGLYDGNRGTGSPVVNANLGAEWDIDSLRGLTLTARAIHSSSQYLDPANQQKIPGWERYDLGARYAFELGKKPITLRASVENVLNTAYWASAASSSDSAAGLTLSTPRTWLVSATVGF; encoded by the coding sequence ATGCCCTGCGTCATGCCTGCTGCTGTGCGTCCCTTGTTGCGTCTGAGTCTGCTGCTGAGCCTGAGCGCCAGCCCGTTGCTGGTTCCCTTGAGCTGGGCCGAGGAGGGTGGCCGCCGCAGCTACCAGGTGCCGGCCGGCAGCCTGGGCGCTGTCCTGACCCGCTTTGCCGGGCTGTCCGGAGTCGATCTGGCGGTGGACCCGCGGCTGGTCGAAGGGCGCAGCAGCCCCGGGCTTTCCGGTGAGTTCGCGGTGCAGGAGGGCTTTGCCCGGCTGCTGCAGGGTTCGGGCCTGCAGTTGCACGCGGTGGGCGAACAGGCCTACACCCTGGCGCCGGTCCCCGAGGCCGGCGGCCTGGCGCTGCCCGCCACCTCGATTCTCGGCAGCGATCTCCCTGTCAGCGGCGAGCCCTATGCCGGGGGCCAGGTGGATCGCAAGGGCAGCCAGGGCCTGCTCGGCGACCGCGATTTCATGGACACCCCGTTCAACCTCACGTCCTACACCGCCGAGGCGCTGAAGAACCAGCAGGCGCGAACCCTGGGCGACGCCGTGGCCAGCGACCCTTCGGTTCGCACCACCAACCCGGCCAGCGGGCGTTTCGAGCAGTTCTCGGTGCGCGGCTTCAGCCTGTTCAACAGTGACGTGTCCTACGGCGGCCTGTACGGGATCCTGCCGACCTACGCCATCGACATGGAAATGGTCGGGCGCCTGGATGTGCTCAAGGGTCCGGGCATGCTGCTGGGCGGGATTGCGCCCCGGGGCAGCGTCGGCGGCGGCATCAACATCGAGCCCAAGCGCGCCGCGGACACTCCCCTGACCGAGTTCACCGCACTCTATGCGTCCGCCGGGCAGACCGGTGGCGCGGTGGACATCGGCCGGCGCTTTGGCGAGGGCAACCGCTTCGGCCTGCGTTTCAATGGTGTGCGCCAGTCCGGCGACACCGAGTGGGACCACCAGCAGCTCCAGCGCGAAACCGGAGTCATCGGCCTCGACCTGCGTGATGAGCGGCTGCGCCTGTCCCTGGACCTGGGGCACCAGGAACGTCACGCCGACGCGCCGATCGAGCGGGTCGAAGTGGCGGCCACGGCGAAAATGCCCAAGGCCGAAGACATCCGCCACAACATCGCCCAGTCCTGGACCTATGCCCATTCCAAGGACAGCTTCGGCGCGCTGCGCGGCGAGTATGATCTCAGCGATTCAGTGATGGTGTACGCCGCCCTGGGGGCGCGCAAAGGCAACTACGACTTTCTGCGCCATGCGGTGCAGGTGACCAACAGCGCCGGCGACTTCACCGTGACCCCGCGCACCTTCCGTCGCGACGAGGACGTCAAGACCGCCGTCATCGGCCTGCGCAGCGGGTTTCAGACCGGGCCGGTCGGGCACAGCGTGAACCTGAGCCTGAACCGCTTCAACATGGATTTCGACAACGCCGGCGAGCGCTACCCGCGCGGTGTCAGCAACCTCTACCGCCCGGTGGAGCTGCCGTTGCCCGGGCGTCCCAATCGCCTCGACACCAGCACCCACACGGAAAACCGCTTCACCAGCCTGGCCCTGGCCGACACCTTAAGCCTTGCCGAGGATCGGGTGCTGCTGACCCTGGGCGCACGCTTGCAGCGGGTCCAGGTCAGCACCTGGAGCGATGGCGTGCGCGAAGAACCGGTGAATGACGAGAAGGCCCTGTCCCCGGCCCTGGGCCTGGTGGTCAAGGTCACCGATCAGCTGTCGCTGTACAGCAACTACATGGAAGGCCTGAGCCAGGGCGCAACCGCCCCGACCACCGCCACCAATGCCAACCAAGTGTTCGCCCCGTATCGCAGCAAACAGGTGGAGGTCGGCGCCAAGTACGACCTGGGCCGTTTCGGCATGAGCGCCAGCCTGTTTCGCATCCAGCAGCCGTCCTATGTCTACGACGAGAACAACAACTACAAGCCCGATGGTCAGTTGCGCAACCAGGGCCTGGAGTTGAATGTCTTCGGCGAGCCCCATGACGGCGTGCGCCTGCTGGGCGGGCTGATGCTGCTCGACAGCGTGCAGACCGAAACCGGCCAGGGCCTGTATGACGGCAATCGCGGCACCGGCTCGCCGGTGGTCAACGCCAACCTTGGCGCCGAATGGGACATCGACAGCCTGCGCGGCCTGACCCTGACCGCGCGGGCGATTCACTCCAGCTCGCAATACCTGGACCCGGCCAACCAGCAGAAAATCCCCGGCTGGGAGCGCTATGACCTGGGGGCGCGCTATGCCTTCGAGCTGGGCAAGAAACCGATCACCCTGCGCGCCAGTGTCGAGAACGTGCTCAACACCGCCTACTGGGCCTCGGCCGCAAGCTCGTCCGACAGCGCGGCGGGGTTGACCTTGTCGACGCCGCGCACCTGGCTGGTGTCGGCGACGGTGGGGTTCTAG
- a CDS encoding FecR domain-containing protein, whose amino-acid sequence MTSSTGSDPRQVARAAARWLALLESGSASESDQQGLQQWRERCASHEQAWQKAQLLRQRFAELPPALALASLDRPQVGRRALLKRGLGVALLVPSAWWLSRQLPLEAWRADLHTATGERRQLSLADGSFLQLNTATALDLDLAARRLTLVQGEIALRVPGHSALTLYTDFGRVRVSQSEVCVRQERLGCRVSVVSGVVQVQPLQGPALTLHGGQQVSLQASGAGLPQVFDSAIPGWREGVLLAQDQPLGDFLRELSRYRRGVLRWDPELEALRVTGSFRVEDTDRVLALLAASLPLEVQARTRFWVTLRSRKKLA is encoded by the coding sequence GTGACCTCGTCCACCGGCAGCGATCCGCGCCAGGTCGCCCGCGCCGCGGCGCGCTGGCTGGCCTTACTGGAGTCCGGCAGCGCCAGCGAGAGCGACCAGCAGGGCCTGCAACAATGGCGCGAGCGCTGCGCCAGCCACGAACAGGCCTGGCAGAAAGCCCAACTGTTGCGCCAACGTTTCGCCGAACTGCCCCCGGCCCTGGCCCTGGCCAGCCTCGACCGCCCGCAAGTGGGACGTCGGGCCCTGCTCAAGCGCGGCCTGGGAGTGGCGCTGCTGGTGCCGAGCGCCTGGTGGCTGAGCCGGCAATTGCCCCTGGAGGCGTGGCGCGCCGACCTGCACACCGCCACCGGCGAGCGCAGGCAGCTGTCCCTGGCCGACGGCAGTTTCCTGCAACTCAATACCGCCACGGCGCTGGACCTGGACCTGGCGGCGCGCCGCCTGACTCTGGTGCAGGGCGAGATCGCGCTCAGGGTGCCGGGCCATTCGGCCCTGACCCTGTACACCGACTTCGGTCGGGTGCGGGTCAGCCAGAGCGAAGTCTGCGTGCGCCAGGAGCGCCTCGGCTGTCGGGTCTCGGTGGTCAGCGGCGTGGTCCAGGTGCAGCCCTTGCAGGGGCCGGCCCTGACCCTGCACGGCGGGCAGCAGGTCAGTCTGCAGGCTTCCGGCGCCGGGTTGCCGCAGGTCTTCGACAGCGCGATACCCGGTTGGCGCGAAGGGGTGTTGCTGGCCCAGGACCAGCCGCTGGGGGATTTTTTGCGCGAGTTGAGTCGTTACCGCCGCGGCGTGTTGCGCTGGGACCCGGAGTTGGAGGCGCTGCGGGTCACCGGCAGTTTCCGTGTCGAGGACACCGACCGGGTGCTGGCCTTGCTGGCCGCCAGCCTGCCACTGGAGGTGCAGGCGCGGACGCGTTTCTGGGTCACGCTGCGTTCGCGTAAAAAACTCGCTTGA
- the mhpT gene encoding 3-(3-hydroxy-phenyl)propionate transporter MhpT: protein MDSPSRRSTLTIALCFIVALIEGFDLQAAGTAAAGLRQSFALDPKMMGWVFSAGIIGLLPGAFFGGWVADRIGRKKILVGAVLLFGLFSLCTAYVESYSSLLLVRFMTGLGLGAALPNLIALCAEAVSERRRGTAISVMYCGVPLGGALAAVVAMFSSEHWQTTFIIGGLAPLLVVPLMAGLLPESSAFRQHTASAGTQRASTAQALFGAGRARTTLALWLSYFFTLTVMYMLLNWLPSLLLEQGFSKPQAGLVQMLFNIGGALGSLLGGLLLDRCNGLKVVLFVYAGLLAALAGVGLSQGIAPMALAGFAAGLFVMAAQLVLYALAPPSYPTAVRATGVGAAVAIGRLGSVAGPLAAGQILAAGAGTAGVLLATSPGLVIAALSILTVIARANATPELKPAH, encoded by the coding sequence ATGGACAGTCCATCGCGTCGTTCGACGCTGACCATCGCTTTGTGCTTTATCGTTGCGCTGATCGAGGGGTTCGATCTGCAGGCGGCCGGCACCGCCGCCGCCGGATTGCGCCAGAGCTTCGCCCTGGATCCGAAGATGATGGGCTGGGTGTTCAGCGCCGGGATCATCGGCCTGCTGCCCGGGGCATTCTTCGGCGGCTGGGTCGCCGACCGTATCGGGCGCAAGAAGATCCTGGTCGGCGCGGTGCTGCTGTTCGGCCTGTTCTCGCTGTGCACGGCCTACGTGGAGAGCTATTCGAGCCTGCTGCTGGTGCGCTTCATGACCGGCCTCGGCCTCGGCGCGGCGCTGCCCAACCTGATCGCCCTGTGCGCCGAAGCGGTCAGCGAACGCCGCCGGGGCACGGCCATCAGCGTCATGTACTGCGGCGTGCCCCTGGGTGGCGCGCTGGCGGCGGTGGTGGCGATGTTCTCCAGCGAACATTGGCAGACCACCTTCATCATCGGCGGCCTGGCGCCGCTGCTGGTGGTGCCGCTGATGGCCGGGTTGCTGCCCGAATCCAGTGCCTTTCGCCAACACACCGCCAGTGCCGGCACCCAGCGCGCCTCCACCGCCCAGGCGCTGTTCGGCGCAGGTCGCGCGCGCACCACGCTGGCCCTGTGGCTGAGCTACTTCTTCACCCTGACCGTGATGTACATGCTGCTCAACTGGCTGCCCTCGCTGCTGCTCGAACAGGGCTTCAGCAAACCCCAGGCGGGCCTGGTGCAGATGCTGTTCAACATCGGCGGCGCCCTCGGTTCGCTGCTCGGCGGCCTGCTGCTGGACCGCTGCAACGGGCTCAAGGTGGTGCTGTTCGTGTACGCCGGGTTGCTGGCGGCGCTGGCCGGGGTCGGGCTGTCGCAGGGCATTGCGCCCATGGCCCTGGCCGGATTTGCCGCGGGGCTGTTCGTGATGGCCGCACAATTGGTGCTCTACGCGCTGGCACCGCCCTCCTACCCGACCGCGGTGCGTGCCACCGGCGTGGGCGCTGCCGTGGCCATCGGCCGCCTGGGCTCGGTGGCCGGCCCCCTGGCCGCCGGGCAGATCCTCGCCGCCGGCGCCGGCACCGCCGGGGTTTTGCTGGCCACCTCGCCAGGGCTGGTCATCGCTGCGCTGTCGATCCTCACGGTCATCGCCCGGGCCAACGCCACGCCCGAGCTCAAGCCTGCGCATTGA